Genomic segment of Gloeocapsa sp. PCC 7428:
AATTGGACGATTTAATACCGAGGAGGAAATTGAGCGCGTGGGAGAATATGCGATCGCAACGATTGCGAGTTTGCGTCAGCAGGCGATGATGGTGTAACGAACCACAGAGACGCAAAGGACACAAAGGATTTAGAGCCATTGAGGGGGGGTTGGTAGGGTGGCGTAGAGTTGTTTGAGTTTTTTGATGTCGTGGTGGAACCAGGTTTGTAGCCAGTGATTGTAGGCTTGAGTGACGATGTTTTCGGGTTGTGTGTGGTTGAGAATTTGGGTAATCATGTGTCCTGCCATCATACCGGACATAATGGCTTTGAGGACACCGTGGGAAGCGGCTGGATCGAGTACGGATGCTGCATCGCCAACGAGGAAGTAACCTTTACCTGCTGGCTGTTCGACGATGCGCCAGGTGACGTCGGCGGCGTTGGTTTTAATGAGTTGCAGTTGGGCTTCTGGGGGAATCCAGTGTTTATCGATGGGTTGGTTGAAGGATAGTCGCGTCCATTGATACAGTTGAGGGCGTACTTGGGCTGTCCATGTCCAACCTTGATTATCTGCGGCGATCGCGGGTGAAGATTGGGAAACTCCTGTAGCGTAACCGTAGCGGGCAATTAAACGCGGGCTATAGTACGTAATTGGTAATTTTAATTGACGCGCTAGCCAGTGGTGACTACCAGTTGCATCAACAACAAAGGTTGCATATAAAGCGCCCAGCGATGTTTTTACACCTACAACTCGATTGGCACGTAGAAGTAGTGCTTTAGCACCGCAGGGTTGTCGTACTTTAACTCCTAACTTTTTAGCATGGTTGAGTAAAGCAGCATCAAAATCAGCACGCCATATCTGAAAACCACGCCATACCTCTGCATCATCTTGACCAAAGCGGACAAATTGCGATCGCGCCCATTGCACCCAAATTCCTGGATGACGTAGTAAGTCAGGAGTTAATGTTTGTTCAGCAACGCCGAGTTGTTGTAGTAAAGGTTCAATTCCTGGGTGCAGTGTTTCTCCAGGGCGATCGCGCGGAAATTGTTCGCGTTCAACAATTGTGACATCAAGTCCAGCTTGAGCGCATTGTATCGCGGTTGCTGTGCCTGCGGGTCCCGCACCGAGAATGAGTACATCAATTGTTTCTTCAGATCGGTTCATTGAAAATCATGCATGAATCGTAGATGTCCTCTGCACACTTTTTATTAAAAGTTTTAGCAATCAGTCCACAAAGGTGGACTTCGTTTGTCTAGCAGTGAATTTATTCGCTAAGCATTGATACACATCGAAATTCACCGTCGTCTTGTTGCCAACACAAAGTATCTTGCGTTATTTGACACGTGAAACGATTTCGCACGCGCAGACGTTTGCGGCGGACATCGTTGGTAATTTGTTCGCTTCCTTGAACTGTGGCAAATACGTATAAATAGCCGGAACCTTGCAATGTCGATCGGGCGCGATCGCTTCTTTGTGTCCAATCGGCAATTTTTTCCGCAGCGACGAGTAACAATTGAGTCGTACTGACTGTATCATTTGGCGGTAACTCGCGAATGCAAAAGCGTAAGGCTTCCATACGTCGAATGAGTTCTGCACTGTCTACCTGCGCAAGTTCTGATACGCGGATTTGCCCTGCAAGCGTATTAGAAATATAATCAGAGCGGTCTTTATTCGCAAAATTGACAAACAATCCATCAAAGTCTTCAAAAAATGGACCATACTCGCCATCCCATCCTTTTTGTGCGGTGACTTCTCCAGCTTTCACGCGGGGATGCTGTGGATGATAACCAAGTTCGCTATCGAGTAAAGGTAATGCTGTCGGTACAGAAAGA
This window contains:
- a CDS encoding NAD(P)/FAD-dependent oxidoreductase, which produces MNRSEETIDVLILGAGPAGTATAIQCAQAGLDVTIVEREQFPRDRPGETLHPGIEPLLQQLGVAEQTLTPDLLRHPGIWVQWARSQFVRFGQDDAEVWRGFQIWRADFDAALLNHAKKLGVKVRQPCGAKALLLRANRVVGVKTSLGALYATFVVDATGSHHWLARQLKLPITYYSPRLIARYGYATGVSQSSPAIAADNQGWTWTAQVRPQLYQWTRLSFNQPIDKHWIPPEAQLQLIKTNAADVTWRIVEQPAGKGYFLVGDAASVLDPAASHGVLKAIMSGMMAGHMITQILNHTQPENIVTQAYNHWLQTWFHHDIKKLKQLYATLPTPPQWL